CATCTTTTCCGGCATGGCGATGCTCGGCGGAACGATCACGTAGTCTGCCCGATGATTGGCACCGGGATGTGTATCGAAGGTGCAGGTAATCTCAGGGCTGTTGTTGCCTGCATGGGGTGCCCAGTGTGTGACCCTGATCCACCGGTCTGAACCCGCATCGGACCACTCGCTGGCGATGCGAAAAAGGTCCGTAAGCCCGTGCACGGCAGCAAGTTGGCATTCCGGATAATTCAGCAGGGCAATTTCTGCGATACAGTTACTTAGACGATTTGTCACTTATGCCTCGATGAAAGTCATTTACGCCAATTCCGAGCGTACGTCCAAACATCTATCTGTGTCCATGTCGAAACAACGACAGAGACCCAAGACCAATGACTGATCTTAAAACGCTCATCCCTAACCGGCGGCAAGTGTTGCAAGGCAGCGGAGCGCTGCTCGCGGTTGTCGCTGTACCTGGCTTTGCCGCAGCAACATCCAGAAACGAAGGAGACTTGAGAATGGCGACTTTCAAAACTACGGACGGAACTGAAATCTTTTATAAAGACTGGGGTTCGACCGATGCTCAGCCCATCGTCTTTCACCATGGATGGCCGTTGAGTGGCGATGATTGGGACAATCAGATGCTCTTTTTCCTGTCCAAGGGCTATCGTGTCATTGCGCATGACAGGCGTGGCCATGGCCGTTCAGAACAGACGGACCGGGGCCATAACATGGACACCTACGCCGCGGATGTTGCAGAGCTTGTCCGCCACTTGGATCTGAAAAACGCAGTTCATATCGGTCATTCCACCGGCGGCGGGGAAGCCGCACGTTATGTTGCGCGGGCTGAACCGGGCCGGGTTGCCAAGGCTGCTCTCCTCGGCGCCATTACGCCATTGATGTTGAAAACCGAAACTAATCCGGACGGCATTCCATTGGAGGTGTTCGATGGGCTGCGGGCTGCATTGGCGAGCAACCGTGCACAGTTCTTTCTGGATGTGCCTTCCGGCCCATTCTATGGCTTCAACCGGGACGGTGCGCAGGTGAGCGAGGGCCTCATCCAGAACTGGTGGCGCCAGGGCATGATGGGCAGCGCGTCTGCGCATTATCAGTGCATTGCCGTGTTCTCGGAAACCGATCAAACCGAGGATCTGAAAGCGATTGATGTCCCGGTCTTGGTGCTGCACGGCGATGACGACCAAGTTGTCCCGATCGCCAATTCAGCGGACAAGGCGATCAAGCTTCTGAAAAATGGTACTCAGAAAACCTATGCCGGTCTCTCCCACGGGTTCTTTGCAACCCATCCGGATGAGGTGAATGCCGATCTGTTGGCTTTCATCGAAAGCTGAAAAAAAGCGGGGCCCGATGTGGCCCCGCTTTTTTTGGGTCAATCTCATTCGGTCTGGCAGTTGTTTGTTCCGCGGGGCTTGGTCCTGGTCCACTTTTCAGTATGTTTGAATGATTCAAACACTTCAGGAATTGCAAATAGGTCCGGAATTGAAATTTCATCTCAATCAGTTAATCGAATTGCGGCATTGGCTGCATGCGCACCCGGAAGTCTCCCGGCAGGAGGCCGAGACAGCCAAGTACATGCGCCGGTTTCTTACCGACTATGCAGCGCCTGACGCTTTTGTTCCGCTTTCAGGGGCCGGATTTGCAGCGATCTATGATGGCGCAAAACCCGGCAAAACGGTGATGCTCCGGACCGAGCTGGATGCTTTGCCAATTCATGAAGTGAATCAGGATCTGCCCTACAGATCTGTTTACGACGGTGTGGGGCACAAGTGTGGACATGATGGACATATGACGATCATGGCCGGTGTTGCCCAAACGCTGGCGAAGCGGCCGGACAGTGGCCGTGTTGTTCTGCTGTTTCAGCCAGACGAAGAGACTGGAACCGGTGCCCGGACCTGTTGTGTGCATCCGAATTTTGAATCCATCCGGCCAGACTTTGCGTTTGCCTTGCACAATCTTCCGGGGTTCGCGAAAGGGGCGGTTGTCTGCAAGTCAGGGACGTTTGCCTCTGCAGTCAAGTATGTTGCCATAAAATACGCCGGCAAGGAGGCGCATAGCGCGCAGCCAGAAACAGGAGCAAGTCCGTCTTTTGCAATGGCGGAACTGACTCTCAAGGCCCGCGAGATTGAAGCACGCTACGACAACGCTGATACCTATGCGCTGATTGTGCCGATCTACACTGAAATGGGTGTGCAATCCTCGGGAGTTTGCCCTGGGAGTGGCGAGGTGCACTATACTTTGAGGGCCGCGGGGGGCGATGTGGTCGAACGTATGTGGCAAGAACTGTCAGCGGCTGCGGAGGCACTTGCTGAGACCTATGGTCTCACACTCGAGTTTGAAACCAGGGAAGAATTTGCAGCCAATTCCAACAGTCAGCTGGCGTTCGATATGATCAAGCGGGCGGCTACGGGCGCGAATGCAGAGTTTGTCTTGATCGACCGTCCCTTCCGTTGGGGAGAGGATTTCGGCGAAATCACTCAGCGGTACGAGGGCGGCATGTTCGGGCTCGGTGCAGGCGAAAACCAGCCGGACCTTCACAACCCGGACTATAATTTCCCGGATGACTTGATCGAGCCTGGAGTTGCTATGTTCTCAAATCTGATCCGCTTGGCGCTGACCGAAGTTGCTGGGCGTTGAGGTCAACGCTTCAAATCAATAAACCGCAGCCTTTTTTGCCGCCAATGCATCCCGGTCTTTTTTGCGCATGCGTTCAGAGGTTGACTTCAGCTGTCCGCAGGCGGCGAAAATATCGCGTCCGCGCGGGGTGCGGATCGGAGAGGCGTAACCGGCCCGGTTGACGATGTCGGCAAATTCCTCGATCCGTTCCCAATCCGAACAGGCATATTGAGAGCCCGGCCAGGGGTTGAACGGGATGAGATTGATTTTCGCCGGAATACCCTTGAGCAGCCGGACAAGCTCCAGCGCGTCTTCGTTGCTGTCGTTGATGTCTTTCAGCATGACGTATTCAAAGGTGATGCGCTTGGCGTTCGACAGGCCTGGATAGTTGCGGCAAGCGTCAAGCAGTTCCTTGATGTTCCACTTCTTGTTGATCGGCACCAGGATGTCGCGATCCTCGTCGCGAACAGCATGGAGGGAGATTGCCAGCATGCAGCCGATCTCGTCACCTGTCCGGAAGATTTCCGGAACCACGCCGGATGTCGACAGGGTGATGCGCCGTTTGGAGAGCGACAGTCCGTCGCCGTCCGAGGCGATGAGCAGGGCCTTTTTCACGTTCTCGAAATTGTAGAGCGGCTCACCCATGCCCATCATGACGATGTTGGTGACCAGACGGCCTTCGGACGGAACGATCGCACCTTGCGGCGTGTGCGCATCCGGAAAATCGCCAAGCCGGTCACGGGCAATCAGGATCTGGGACAGGATCTCTTCAGATGTCAGATTGCGGACCAGCTTCTGCGTGCCTGTATGGCAGAAAGTGCAGGTGAGGGTGCAGCCGACCTGTGACGACACGCAAAGTGTGCCACGGCCTTCTTCCGGGATGTAGACGGTTTCGACTTCGACAGGGTTCCCGGCCCCGCGCGGCGGAAACTGGAACAGCCACTTGCGGGTGCCATCGACGGAGATCTGTTCCGACACAATCTTCGGGCGGGCGATGGTAAACGCCTCATCCAGCTTGGAGCGCAGATCCTTGGCGATGTTCGACATTTCCGCGAAGTCGGAAACGCCGCGCACATAGAGCCAATGCCACAGCTGCGACGACCGCATGCGCCATTGCTTTTGCGGCACGCCGATCGTTCCCAGAGCTTCGCCAAGTTCCTCGCGTGACAGGCCGATCAGCGTCGGTTTGTCTTCGTCCGGCCCGGAATTCGGTGCGATGCCTGTAACTGTCTGCGCGTTGGGATTCTCCCGCGCGATGTCGAGCGTAACCGCCATTTTGTGATCCGTTTTTTGTCCGGCCACGAAGTCAGTCCGCTTGCCGAAGCAGCGTCGATGCCGGTTCACCTGTTTTTCTCAGGGAGATATTGACCGTCTCAAAACCACAAAGCGCCCGGAAAATCAAGTTTTCCGAGCGCAACGGAGCTATGCGTGGAGCCGCCTTTGAAGGTGACGGCAGCCGTTAGCGGCAGGCTTGTGCGGCAGTGTCGATCGCAGCCGTCACACCGGACAGCGAAAACTTGTAGGTTGTCCGTGTCCCCCGGCTGGATTCACCATTTACGGACATCTCACGGCCGGCCTTCATCGCTGCAACCAACTGAGCCTCCGTGGCCGCGTTTTCGACCCAGGCTCCGTCGTTGTTCGTGAACAAGGTGAACGCCTTGCCGTCCACATCCACACTCACAGAAGACTTGTCCTTGAAAGGATAGCCAACCAGCAGGCTTGGTTCAGAACTGACACCTTCGGCGGGACGGGACGTCACAAAGAAGAAGACATCGCCGTGGTTTCTGTCGCCGGGAAGCATCGTCGTTGGTTTGGTCAAAGCGTAGCAGACTTTACCGCTGCCACTTGTCAGCGCGTAGGCCGCCCAATCTCTGTGCTGTTTCAAAAGCGTCGGGGTCTGCGCGAACGCTACCGCAGTTGAGGCGGCGAAACCTGCCAGGGCCAGTACCAGCGTTTTTGCTTTCATGATCTCCACACCGTTTGGTTTGGGGTTCCGGTCAAATTTAATTCAATTGCCGACACACATATAAACGTTGCTTTAATGATAACTTAAAGCGGGTTACGAAAGGGTTGAAGCCCCAAAGCCGACAATTCCTTTCTTTAAAATGCAAAGGCGCGCCCTCGCGATTGTTCCGTATTGCCTCTCGCGAGAAAACAGGGCGACAGTGTGGCGATGTTGCTGTTCCCTCTTCCGAATTGCGCCGAACCTGCTAAACAGAGGGGACTGAAGTGGAGTTGATTGGCCTTTGGCACAAACGCAATATTTTTCCGATCTGATTGTTAAGGTCGCGACAAGCCGGGATAAAGCGGCTTTTGTCGAGCTGTTCGATCATTTCGCACCGCGTCTGAAAGGCTACCTGATGAAACAGGGCGCCGATGACGCCGTGGCCGAAGAAGTCGCGCAAGACGTCATGGTGACCCTGTGGCGCAAGGCTGACCTGTTTGACCCACGCAAGTCGTCTGCAAGCACCTGGTTGTTTCGTATTGCCCGGAACCGCCGGATTGACCGGTTGCGGCGGCAAAAAACCGCAGAGCTGGATCCGGAAGAGCCCGCGTTGCAGCCGACGCCGCTGCCAGATGTTGCCGACGAGATGGATGCACGGCTCCGCGAAGAGCGCGTCAGAGCCGCCATGGCCTCACTTCCTGAAGAGCAAAAAGAAGTCGTGCGCCTGGCGTTTTTCATCGGGCTGTCGCACAGCGAGATTTCCGACCAGACAGGCCTGCCGCTTGGAACGGTCAAATCCCGTATTCGTCTCGCCTTTGGCCGGCTCCGTCAGCTGATTGAGACTGACGAAGCTGTCGACGTGAACTGATCAGTTCCCAGGAACAATCCGCCCGGTCCGGCTGATCGGGCCGCCGCTGACATGCTTTGAGCGTTCAACGGTTGGTGCACCAGACGATACGGCCCTGTCTGCATAACGGCCCATTGCCCTGTGCCGGTCATACATCACGATAGCGCCTGCCATGGCGACATTGATGCAGAACTTCGTTGGAATTTTCACCACGTGATCGCAGCGTTCAAGCATTTGCGGCGACAATGACCCGCGTTCCGGGCCGAGCACATAGGCGGCCTGCAAGGGATGGCCAAAGCTTGGCAGGTCGATGGACTCGTCCGTCAGTTCGATCCCGACCAGCTGGCAGCCGCGCGGAAGATCCATGGTGTCCACGCTGTCCCAGTCAAACGTCGGCAAATGCCCCGGGCTTTTGGAGGTATCCGATTTTGGAGCCCTGCGGATCTTTTGTTCGGCGTCTACGGTGAAGAAGAAGCTCGCTCCAAAGGCGTGGGCGGACCGCATCAGCGTTCCAAGGTTCATCCGTTTCGACAGGCCTTCGGCACCGACCGCGAAATATCCGCGCATTTTGCTTCCGTTCGTTGTTTTTTGTGATGGGTTTCCGGTCTCATACCCGAAAGTTGGCGTGGTTTGAACCTTTGCCGGCTGCATCAAATGCCAACCTTGTCAGTCGTTACGACTTTTGAGCCAGTTTCCCTGTCTCCCTCGGCTTGCTAAGCATAGACAACTTTTCAGAGTTCCAGATTGAGAGAGTGCCCCGTGAAAGCCTGTATTTGCCCGTCCTACGGCCCGCCTTCAAATCTCGTCATCGAGGAACTCGCAGATCCGGTTGCCGCAGCTGGTGAAGTCGTCGTCGCCGTAAAGGCCTGTGCGCTCAACTTCTTCGATACCCTGATCATTCAGGGTAAATACCAGTTCAAGGCCGAGCCGCCGTTTTCTCCGAGCGCGGAATTCGCTGGAATTGTCGATCAGGTCGGCGACGGGGTCACCGAATTTGCCGTCGGGGACCGGGTGATGGGCTACATGGTCTTTGGGGCAGCGCGGGAAAAAGTGGTCATCACGCCGGATGCGCTGGTCAAAATGCCTGACGACATTTCGTTCGAGACCGCTGCCGGTCTTACGGTTACTTATGGCACGACGCTTCACGCGTTCCGCGACCGGGCCGACCTCAAGGCTGGGGAAATTGTCGCGGTCCTTGGGGCATCCGGTGGCGTTGGTCAGGCGGCCGTCGAGATCGCATCGATCATTGGCGCGAAGGTGATCGCCTGCGCATCCTCGGAAGAAAAACTCGCCTTTGCAAAATCACTCGGCGCTGACGAGCTGGTCGATTACTCCAAGGTCTCACTCAAGGATACATTGAAGGAGCTCACTGGCGGCGCCGGTGTCGATGTTGTCTATGATCCAGTCGGTGGAGACCTCGCCGAACAAGCGCTTCGGGCGACCGCCTGGGAGGGACGCTTCCTGGTGATTGGATTTGCCTCGGGGGATATTCCGAAAATCCCATTGAATCTGACCCTGCTAAAGGGCTGCGACATCCGGGGCGTGTTCTGGGGTGCGGCGATCAAGAAAGACCCGGACGGTCACAAGGCCAATATGAGCCAGCTTCTGACCTGGGTGAGTGAGGGCAAGCTCAAGCCTCATATTCACGCCGTTTATCCGTTTGAGAAGATTGGGACGGCTCTGGATGAAATTGCAGCGCGGAAGGTGTTTGGCAAGGTCATTCTCGTGCCGTAGTCTGGCGGAATTGCCATCCATCACACCGAAAGCTGCCCTCCATGTCCTCCACCGTCGATGTTCGCGTTACCATCTCAGATTTGTCCAACGGTGCCGCGTGGATGGGCGGCAGGCTCATGCCGATTTCCGAGGCCGCATTGCCTGTTACAGATTGGGGGCTGATCCATTCGGACATTACCTATGATGTGGTCCCGGTCTTGGATGGTGCATTCTTTCGTTTGCCCCATTATCTGGCCCGTTTCCGCCGCTCGATGGACGAACTGCGGTTGGACCCTGGGTTGAGCGATGAGGAGATGGAAGACGCCCTTCAATCGCTCGTGGCGGCGACGGGGCTGCGAAAGGCCTACGTGGCAATGGTCACTTCCCGGGGTGTGAACCAGGTGCCGGGTTCGCGCGATCCCCGGGACTGCAAGAACCAATTCTTTGCATGGTGCGTGCCCTATGTTCACGTCATCCGGCCGGAGATCGCGGAAAGAGGCGCCCATGTTCATATCGCCAAGACCGTGCACCGGATTTCGCCCGGCAGTGTCAATCCGAAGGTCAAAAACTACCACTGGGGTGATTTCACCAAGGGTCTGTTTGAGGCCAAGGACCACGGCGCGGAGACTGTCATCTTGCTCGATGATGATGGCAACGTGACCGAAGGGCCGGGCTTCAATGTGTTTGCTGTAAAGGGCCGAACGCTGGTGACGGCTGAAAGCGGTGTTTTGGAAGGCATCAGCCGTCAGACGGTGCTGGATATCGCGGCAGAACAGGGGCTTGAGATCGAGATACGGGCCTTGGCGCTTAGTGAGTTCTTTGAGAGCGACGAAGTTTTCATCACCACGTCCGGTGGCGGCGTTGCACCGGTCACCCGGGTGGATGACCGGATCTTTTCAAATGATGCGCCGGGTCCGATTACGACAGCACTTCACAAGGCCTATTTTGAATGGGCCGCCCGTCCGGATAACCGGACGGAGATTTCTTATCGGGATTAGGCCTCAAACACCGCAACAACAGGCGCGTGGTCGGATGGTTTTTCCCAGCCGCGGGCATCACGCAGCACTTCCGTGCTTTTGATGTGGTTTGATGCCGGTTCAGACACCCAGACATGGTCCAGACGGCGGCCCTTGTCGGCTGCCGACCAGTCTTTTGCCCGGTAGCTCCACCATGTGTAGAGCTTCTCTTCCATCGGTGTGAACTGGCGCATGGCGTCCAGCCAGCCGCCGGTTTCCCGGACGGTTTCGAAAAGCTCGGTCTCGATCGGTGTGTGTGAGACGACCTTCAACAGTTTCTTGTGAGACCAGACATCGTGTTCATAAGGGGCGACGTTCAAGTCACCGACCAGAACGGCGGGTTTGGCGGTTTCAGCGCCTTGCAGCCACTCTTGCATCTCGCCGAGGAAATCGAGCTTATGGCCGAATTTGTCGTTCTTGTCCCGGTCGGGTTCATCGCCGCCCGCCGGCACATAGAAGTTGTGGACCCTCAAGGCTGACCCGTTGAACGGCACATCGACGGCCACATGCCGGCTGTCGCCAACATTGCAGAAATCCCGCTTTTCAACGTTGGTCAACGGCAGCTTGGAGACTGTCGCGACCCCGTGATAGCCCTTCTGGCCATTGATCGCCATGTGCTCATAGCCGGCTGTCCGGAAAGCTTTTTCCGGAAAATTTGCGTCCGGGCATTTGGTTTCCTGCAGGCAAATGACATCCGGCGCCACTTCCTCGATCAATTGCTCGACAATCGGCATGCGCAGACGCACGGAATTGATGTTCCAGGTGACGAGTTTAAGCCGGTTTGTCATGAGAGCCTTGTCTGATACGGTGTGGCGGGACCTCCTTCTTAAGTGTTTTTGGATTTGGTGCAATCCGAAAGGCGAGGCAGGCTTGTTTGGTGATCAGTGCCCGATCTCGTTCGCCTTTCGCAGAGCGTGGGCCGTCAGCATTGGACCGATCAGCTCAAATACAATGGTGGAGCCAATTGCAATCGTCAGAATCTCCAAGCGCAGATGGGGCAAGGCTTCCGCGGCGACCAATGCCATGCCGACCGCGATCCCGGCCTGGGGCAGAAGCGCAAGGCCAAACAGGTAGCTCTTGGGGAAAGCCGGATCCGGATGCAATTTTCCGCCGAGCCATCCGCCCGCCAGCCGTCCCAGTGTTCGAAGGGCAACATAGGCGAGGCCCAGTCCGCCTAGCTTCAACAGATTTGCGGGTTCCAGCGACGCACCTGCAAGGACGAAGAAGAATATCATGAAGGGCCATTCGATGTGCTCGATTTCATGAAATGGCTTTGAATGGTGACGTCCGGAATTGATCACAGTCGCTCCGCAGGCAACGCCTGCCAGCAAGAAAGACACATCGAGCCACAGTGCGGAACCTGCCGTTAGAAAAACAATTCCGAGTGCTTCTGAAAGTGTCGGGTCTCCGGAGCGCAGCCGCCCTGACAAGTAGCCCGCCGGTATTCCGATCGTAATTCCCAGAGCAATCGCGCCGCCGATATCCCACGCCGCGTGATAAAGTGCATCCAGATTGCCAGTGCCGACCAATGCCTGCGCCGCCATCAAACAAAGGGCAAAGGCAACGATCCCCCATACGTCATCCAGGGCAACGATGCCTGCCAGCGTATCTGAAAATGGGCCTTTTGCATTGTACTGGCGGACGACGTCGTTGGTTGCAGCCGGATCAGTCGCAGTGGCAA
This window of the Roseibium alexandrii DFL-11 genome carries:
- a CDS encoding NADPH:quinone oxidoreductase family protein, producing MKACICPSYGPPSNLVIEELADPVAAAGEVVVAVKACALNFFDTLIIQGKYQFKAEPPFSPSAEFAGIVDQVGDGVTEFAVGDRVMGYMVFGAAREKVVITPDALVKMPDDISFETAAGLTVTYGTTLHAFRDRADLKAGEIVAVLGASGGVGQAAVEIASIIGAKVIACASSEEKLAFAKSLGADELVDYSKVSLKDTLKELTGGAGVDVVYDPVGGDLAEQALRATAWEGRFLVIGFASGDIPKIPLNLTLLKGCDIRGVFWGAAIKKDPDGHKANMSQLLTWVSEGKLKPHIHAVYPFEKIGTALDEIAARKVFGKVILVP
- a CDS encoding cation:proton antiporter gives rise to the protein METAVTFIALGALLLIGMLADEVGHRTRLPRVTLLILCGLAVGPATLDLLPHVLTQLYEPLSILALSMVAFLLGGKLSKLHFENSGGTVATVSITAVAATAVLVGGGLVLFGFPPALALILAALATATDPAATNDVVRQYNAKGPFSDTLAGIVALDDVWGIVAFALCLMAAQALVGTGNLDALYHAAWDIGGAIALGITIGIPAGYLSGRLRSGDPTLSEALGIVFLTAGSALWLDVSFLLAGVACGATVINSGRHHSKPFHEIEHIEWPFMIFFFVLAGASLEPANLLKLGGLGLAYVALRTLGRLAGGWLGGKLHPDPAFPKSYLFGLALLPQAGIAVGMALVAAEALPHLRLEILTIAIGSTIVFELIGPMLTAHALRKANEIGH
- the rlmN gene encoding 23S rRNA (adenine(2503)-C(2))-methyltransferase RlmN, producing the protein MAVTLDIARENPNAQTVTGIAPNSGPDEDKPTLIGLSREELGEALGTIGVPQKQWRMRSSQLWHWLYVRGVSDFAEMSNIAKDLRSKLDEAFTIARPKIVSEQISVDGTRKWLFQFPPRGAGNPVEVETVYIPEEGRGTLCVSSQVGCTLTCTFCHTGTQKLVRNLTSEEILSQILIARDRLGDFPDAHTPQGAIVPSEGRLVTNIVMMGMGEPLYNFENVKKALLIASDGDGLSLSKRRITLSTSGVVPEIFRTGDEIGCMLAISLHAVRDEDRDILVPINKKWNIKELLDACRNYPGLSNAKRITFEYVMLKDINDSNEDALELVRLLKGIPAKINLIPFNPWPGSQYACSDWERIEEFADIVNRAGYASPIRTPRGRDIFAACGQLKSTSERMRKKDRDALAAKKAAVY
- the xth gene encoding exodeoxyribonuclease III, which translates into the protein MTNRLKLVTWNINSVRLRMPIVEQLIEEVAPDVICLQETKCPDANFPEKAFRTAGYEHMAINGQKGYHGVATVSKLPLTNVEKRDFCNVGDSRHVAVDVPFNGSALRVHNFYVPAGGDEPDRDKNDKFGHKLDFLGEMQEWLQGAETAKPAVLVGDLNVAPYEHDVWSHKKLLKVVSHTPIETELFETVRETGGWLDAMRQFTPMEEKLYTWWSYRAKDWSAADKGRRLDHVWVSEPASNHIKSTEVLRDARGWEKPSDHAPVVAVFEA
- a CDS encoding invasion associated locus B family protein, producing the protein MKAKTLVLALAGFAASTAVAFAQTPTLLKQHRDWAAYALTSGSGKVCYALTKPTTMLPGDRNHGDVFFFVTSRPAEGVSSEPSLLVGYPFKDKSSVSVDVDGKAFTLFTNNDGAWVENAATEAQLVAAMKAGREMSVNGESSRGTRTTYKFSLSGVTAAIDTAAQACR
- a CDS encoding branched-chain amino acid--2-keto-4-methylthiobutyrate aminotransferase, whose amino-acid sequence is MSSTVDVRVTISDLSNGAAWMGGRLMPISEAALPVTDWGLIHSDITYDVVPVLDGAFFRLPHYLARFRRSMDELRLDPGLSDEEMEDALQSLVAATGLRKAYVAMVTSRGVNQVPGSRDPRDCKNQFFAWCVPYVHVIRPEIAERGAHVHIAKTVHRISPGSVNPKVKNYHWGDFTKGLFEAKDHGAETVILLDDDGNVTEGPGFNVFAVKGRTLVTAESGVLEGISRQTVLDIAAEQGLEIEIRALALSEFFESDEVFITTSGGGVAPVTRVDDRIFSNDAPGPITTALHKAYFEWAARPDNRTEISYRD
- a CDS encoding alpha/beta fold hydrolase; protein product: MATFKTTDGTEIFYKDWGSTDAQPIVFHHGWPLSGDDWDNQMLFFLSKGYRVIAHDRRGHGRSEQTDRGHNMDTYAADVAELVRHLDLKNAVHIGHSTGGGEAARYVARAEPGRVAKAALLGAITPLMLKTETNPDGIPLEVFDGLRAALASNRAQFFLDVPSGPFYGFNRDGAQVSEGLIQNWWRQGMMGSASAHYQCIAVFSETDQTEDLKAIDVPVLVLHGDDDQVVPIANSADKAIKLLKNGTQKTYAGLSHGFFATHPDEVNADLLAFIES
- a CDS encoding amidohydrolase, whose product is MIQTLQELQIGPELKFHLNQLIELRHWLHAHPEVSRQEAETAKYMRRFLTDYAAPDAFVPLSGAGFAAIYDGAKPGKTVMLRTELDALPIHEVNQDLPYRSVYDGVGHKCGHDGHMTIMAGVAQTLAKRPDSGRVVLLFQPDEETGTGARTCCVHPNFESIRPDFAFALHNLPGFAKGAVVCKSGTFASAVKYVAIKYAGKEAHSAQPETGASPSFAMAELTLKAREIEARYDNADTYALIVPIYTEMGVQSSGVCPGSGEVHYTLRAAGGDVVERMWQELSAAAEALAETYGLTLEFETREEFAANSNSQLAFDMIKRAATGANAEFVLIDRPFRWGEDFGEITQRYEGGMFGLGAGENQPDLHNPDYNFPDDLIEPGVAMFSNLIRLALTEVAGR
- a CDS encoding sigma-70 family RNA polymerase sigma factor, with the translated sequence MAQTQYFSDLIVKVATSRDKAAFVELFDHFAPRLKGYLMKQGADDAVAEEVAQDVMVTLWRKADLFDPRKSSASTWLFRIARNRRIDRLRRQKTAELDPEEPALQPTPLPDVADEMDARLREERVRAAMASLPEEQKEVVRLAFFIGLSHSEISDQTGLPLGTVKSRIRLAFGRLRQLIETDEAVDVN
- a CDS encoding RNA methyltransferase; its protein translation is MRGYFAVGAEGLSKRMNLGTLMRSAHAFGASFFFTVDAEQKIRRAPKSDTSKSPGHLPTFDWDSVDTMDLPRGCQLVGIELTDESIDLPSFGHPLQAAYVLGPERGSLSPQMLERCDHVVKIPTKFCINVAMAGAIVMYDRHRAMGRYADRAVSSGAPTVERSKHVSGGPISRTGRIVPGN